Proteins found in one Pempheris klunzingeri isolate RE-2024b chromosome 6, fPemKlu1.hap1, whole genome shotgun sequence genomic segment:
- the sec22bb gene encoding vesicle-trafficking protein SEC22b-B: protein MVLLTMIARLADGLPLAASMQEDEQLGRDLQQYQSQAKQLFRKLNEQSPTRCTLEAGSMSFHYFIEKGVCYLVLCEASFPKKLAFAYLEDLQAEFHEQHGKKVPTVSRPYSFIEFDTYIQKTKKSYIDSRARRNLGSINTELQDVQRIMVANIEEVLQRGEALSALDSKASNLSSLSKKYRSDAKYLNTRSTYAKLAAGGVFFIMLIVYVRFWWL, encoded by the exons ATGGTGCTGCTGACGATGATCGCTCGGCTGGCCGACGGGCTGCCGCTAGCCGCCTCGATGCAGGAGGACGAGCAG CTTGGTCGGGACCTTCAGCAGTATCAGAGTCAAGCTAAGCAGCTCTTCAGGAAACTCAATGAACAGAGTCCCACGCGCTGCACTCTAGAGGCTGGTTCCATGTCATTTCA CTATTTTATAGAGAAAGGAGTGTGCTACCTTGTGCTGTGTGAAGCCAGCTTTCCTAAGAAGCTGGCCTTCGCGTACCTAGAAGACCTGCAGGCAGAGTTTCATGAGCAGCATGGAAAGAAGGTCCCCACAGTTTCCCGGCCCTACTCCTTCATCGAATTTG ACACCTACATCCAAAAAACCAAGAAGTCGTACATTGACAGCCGAGCGAGGAGGAATCTGGGCAGCAtcaacacagagctgcaggacgtACAGAGGATCATGGTGGCTAACATAGAGGAggtgctgcagagaggagaggctcTCTCTG CGCTAGACTCCAAGGCCAGCAACTTGTCCAGCCTGTCAAAGAAGTACCGGAGCGACGCCAAGTATCTGAATACCCGCTCCACCTATGCCAAGCTGGCGGCCGGTGGTGTCTTTTTCATCATGCTCATTGTCTATGTGCGCTTCTGGTGgctctga